The Vicinamibacterales bacterium DNA window TTCTTCCGGCGCTCCTCGTCCTTCTTCTTCTTCTCGACGTCCTGCCTGGTGTGTTCGATCAGCTTCAGTTCCTCGGCCTTGAGGTACTTCTGACTGTCGGTGTCGCGCGTCTCGCGCTTCTTCGGCTGCGCGTCGGTCACCTGCTCGATGGCACCCGTCTCGAGGGGCACCAGGAAGAGGTTGCCGTCGCGGACGAAGGTCACAGCGGTCTCACTGCGAGCCCAGCGGGGATTCGATTCGGCCGCGGACGTTCGTGTGATCAGGCGGCGCTTCCGGGCGACGGTGTCGAGCAGCACGATGTCGCCCTCGCTGGCGAACACGACGCGACGATGGGCCTTGTCCCACTGACCGCCGACCGCTGGTGGGGCGCTCTTGCGTTCTTCGTCCGTCAGCCTTCTCGGCTCGCCGCCGTCCCGTCCGACGACATAGGTGGCCGCCTCCTCGTCGCCTGGCCGGCGCCACTCGAAGAACAGGTCTTTCGAATCACCAGACCATCGCAGCCCGCTCGGCGGGTACCCCACCAGTTTCGGACCGCGCATGATGCTGTCCACAGTCAGAGCAAACGGCTTGTGGGGCGTGGCGGGGTCGGGACCGATGGCCAACAGTGGCGCCGAGATCAGGAGCAGGACGGACAGGGTCAGCGTCTTTCGGGTCATGAGAAACCTCGGATAGGAAGCGTCGGGCGGTCGGCCTCCGACTGAAGCGAGCCGCTAGTATACAATTCTGTCGCGTCCGAGAACCCGGAACGCCTGCTGATCGTCTATTACTATTGGCTTGGCCCCGCTTTGGGCGCCGTGCGTCCCGAGGCGCCATGGTGCTCACCGGCGGACGGGACGCCAGGAACTGCGGATGGGAGTCACTTTCATGTCAGAAACGCTTCGTCGCCTCAGCGCGTGTGCCCTCATGCTTGCCGCCTTCTTGGCCCCGGCGTCCGTTTTCGGGCAGACCGGACAGGCACCTGCCACGGGGCAGGCTGCCACGCCGGCCGCCGCCGCGGCGCGCCGGCTCTCTGTGAACGACGCCGTGAAACTCGCGCTCGAACAGAATCTCAGTCTGCAGGTGCAACGGATCGATCCCCAGTTGCAGGATTTGAGCATCGCCCAGGTTCGGACGGCGTGGACGCCGAATCTCAGTACGACGATCACCAATCAGAGCTCGACGAGTCAGCCCAGCAGCTTCCTGTCGGGCGTGGTGGATTCTGCGGTCAGTGATCGATTCCAGGCCAACGTCGCAGCCAATCAACTCCTCCCCTGGGGCGCGAACTACAACGTGGCGTGGAACAGCAACCGCTTCAAGTCCAACAGCGCGTTCGACAGCCCGAACCCGTCGCTCGCCGCGAGCCTGAGCGGGTCCTACACGCAACCGCTGCTGCGGAACTTCAAGATCGACAGCACGCGCCAGCAGTTGCTCATCAGCAAGAAGAACCGCGAGATGAGCGACGTGCAACTGCGCCAGACCGTGCTGGCGACCGTGCGCAGCGTGAAGAACGCCTACTGGGATCTCGCGTACGCCGTGGCGAACGCGAAGGTCCAGCAGCAGTCGCTCGACATCGCCCGCGAGTCGCTGCGGAACAACAAGTCGCGCGTCCAGATCGGCACGATGGCGCCGATCGACATCATCGAGGCCGAGGCCGAGGTGGCCCGCAACGAGGAATCGGCCATCGTCGCGGAAGCGGCCATCACCCGGGCCGAGGATGGTCTCCGCCAGCTCGTCTTCGATCCGAAGACCCCAGAGTTCTGGTCGATGACCTTCGATCTGACCG harbors:
- a CDS encoding TolC family protein; its protein translation is MSETLRRLSACALMLAAFLAPASVFGQTGQAPATGQAATPAAAAARRLSVNDAVKLALEQNLSLQVQRIDPQLQDLSIAQVRTAWTPNLSTTITNQSSTSQPSSFLSGVVDSAVSDRFQANVAANQLLPWGANYNVAWNSNRFKSNSAFDSPNPSLAASLSGSYTQPLLRNFKIDSTRQQLLISKKNREMSDVQLRQTVLATVRSVKNAYWDLAYAVANAKVQQQSLDIARESLRNNKSRVQIGTMAPIDIIEAEAEVARNEESAIVAEAAITRAEDGLRQLVFDPKTPEFWSMTFDLTDQPTFQAQTVDVDLAVKNALAQRTDIINMRKNLEATDINIRYYRNQTLPDLNVQGGYGLTGQGGKEIKFSNDFPPVPLSVIENGYGSTLSKMFSNDFHNWSFSVTVGYPIGRSAAEAGLARARVARSQTELQMRSLELQVTTQVREVARTVNTDRKRVDATRASRQLAERKLEAEQKKFQAGMSTNFQVIQAQRDLASARNAELQAVLD